One Stigmatella aurantiaca genomic window, GGTGGGGGCTCGACCCCGCCGTGCCGGCGGCGGACAAGTCCCGGGTTCTGGCTCTGCTGGAGGAAGAGCTGCCAGAGGACTGGGAGGCCGTGCTTCCGGCCTTCCTCTCCGCCGCGCAGGCGTGGGCGGAGCCCGTAGCCCCGCAGGGGGGCGAGCCCGCGTATTTCTGTGAGCGCCTGCTGAGCCTCGTCCTCACCCACCAGGAGCGGCTGTTCGCCAGTGCCCCGGAGGGATTCCGTTCCGCGCTGCGAGCCCTGGCCCGGAGCCTGGTCCAGGGCCCCTCCATGGGGTGCGCCCTGCGCGCGGCGGCTGTTCTCAAATTCGCCGGCGCGCCCGAGGACGCAGCCCTCCTCGACGCGCACTGTCCCGCGGACGCCACGTTCGCCCAGGTCTTCCGGAACGCCGCGCGGGTCCTCCGGGAAAAGCATTAGCCCCACCGGCTCTCTCAGCCGCTGAGAAAACGGATCCGTGTCCACCTGATTGGACAGCGCTGTCCAGCCGAGTGTGCGCGCCGGGGCGTTTCGCCCAGGGCTTTCGCTCGGGGAGGCGCCCGCCGGGCGTCGGCGCGGCCTTTGCTAATCCTCTGCCCCACTCTCATCGCTGGAGGGTGTGAGAGGATCCGCGGACCGCCCCGCGCAGCCCTCCTCCGTTTGCCACCCCGCTTCCCGAGCCAACGCCATGAGCCTGCCCGCATCGAGCACCGTCGTGTCCATGGGGGTCCTCGCCCTCCTCGTGGTCTGCACCGCCCACGCGGCCCCCTCCCGGGCCACCCCGGCGCGCTCCCTCGCCGTGCAGCCCCTCGCCGAGGATCCGCGCTGCCCCTTCGGCGTGGCCCCCGGCAAGCTGCAGGCCCGCACGATGCTCGACTCCCGCCCCCAGTCCCCCCTCTACCGCGGCGGGTGTCTGGAGCACGTCGTGTTCCTCAAGGGCTCGCTGCGCGAGGGCATGTTCGCGGGCTCCCAGGCCCAGGCCTTCTTCCGCCGCGCCGAGGGCTCCGGCACCCGCCCCTCCGCCCCCGTGCGCCTGGTGCGCAAGTCGAGCTACGCGCTCAACCGCGTCCACGCCGACCTCACGCCCTATGAGGTGTCTTACGGCGGCACCAACCTCTGCGGCGCCTCCACCTATCAGCCCGGCCGCGAGGGGGAGCTGGCCCCCGAGCCCCCCCGCGGCACCGCCCTGCTCGTGCCCGGCTACTGGGATGAGCTGGATGGCGTCTGGCGCGCCCAGTACAAGGGCGAGGACGTGTTCACCGCCGCCTGCTTCGATGGCACCGTCGCCAAGTGCGCCCACTGGGGCTACGTGCCCTGGGCCCGCTTCGCCGGCAAGAGCCTCCAGCCCTACCACCAGGCCTGCGTCCCCGCCGCCCGCGCCGAGTATGACCACGCCAAGGCCTACACCTGCGCCAACACCGCCATCGACATCTTCGACAACCTGGGCCTCCTGCGCCCCAACAAGGACCCCGCCTTCACCTTCGAGTCCCGGTGGAACGCGCACGGCCTCACCTGCGTGAGCCGCCCCCGCTGGAAGGGCTGCGAGACGGATCTCGCCGGGGTGCTCGGCGCCTGTGAGGAGCCCTCGGCCCCCTGGAGCTGGGGAAGAGACCTCATCGGCATCCGCAGCTCCGCGGAGCGCGGGCTCCAGAACTACGACTCGGTGTCCTCGGCCTCCATGCCCTTCCTGTGCCCCGTGGAGGGCGCCGCCGACGTGGGCTGCCAGGCCGAGCCGGAGTGAGCCGGACCGGGCCTCAGGGCCCCGGGGCGTCCGCGCACACGCGCATCCCCGTGCCGATGTCCCGCGTCCGCGGCTCCACGAACGTCCGGTTCGCCACCAGCACCGACACCCGGTCGAAGTACCAGGAGCCTCCCCGGATGGCGATCTCCTCCCGGGCCCCCATCGACTGGGTGAACTCGTACACGTTGCCCGTCATGTCCAGGAGCCCGAAGGGGCTCGCCGACGCAGGGTGCGAGCCCACCTCGTCCGGGCCGAACGCATCCGTCTTCCGCCCGTACGTCTGGTCGAAGTTCGCATCCTCCGCCTCCAGCCGGTTGCCGTGCGGAAACGCGCGCCCGTCCGCCCCCCGCGCCGCCCGCTCCCACTCCCGCTCGTGGCAGAAGCGCGCCCTGGGCACCCGCCCCGTCCGGTCCAGCCACGCGAGGTACGCGCGCGCGTCCTCGTAGGAGATGCCCGACACCGGCAGGCGCGACCAGTCCTGCTCCCGCCGCACCGCGCGGCCGGCGAACCGCAGCGGCTCGCCCTCGTTCGCC contains:
- a CDS encoding ADYC domain-containing protein gives rise to the protein MSLPASSTVVSMGVLALLVVCTAHAAPSRATPARSLAVQPLAEDPRCPFGVAPGKLQARTMLDSRPQSPLYRGGCLEHVVFLKGSLREGMFAGSQAQAFFRRAEGSGTRPSAPVRLVRKSSYALNRVHADLTPYEVSYGGTNLCGASTYQPGREGELAPEPPRGTALLVPGYWDELDGVWRAQYKGEDVFTAACFDGTVAKCAHWGYVPWARFAGKSLQPYHQACVPAARAEYDHAKAYTCANTAIDIFDNLGLLRPNKDPAFTFESRWNAHGLTCVSRPRWKGCETDLAGVLGACEEPSAPWSWGRDLIGIRSSAERGLQNYDSVSSASMPFLCPVEGAADVGCQAEPE